A region of Elusimicrobiota bacterium DNA encodes the following proteins:
- a CDS encoding PilT/PilU family type 4a pilus ATPase produces MAVDINKLFQTMLRSGISDIHFKAGTPPMVRIHGRLMSSGFNKMGAEHILELAQILMNENQRAIFERDNELDMSYSVPDLSRFRVNIYRQKGSVALSLRVVPLQVKSFEELNLPGDTMRKLCQNTRGMLLVAGITGAGKTTTLNSMVDYINKNYAYNMIMIEDPIEYYHTNDKSSIAQREIGQDTPSFASAVKHLLRQDPDVVVLGEMRDAESIQAGITAAETGHLVLGTIHTMDASQTMGRLLESYHAAEQAGARARISNVLKGIVAQRLLESADARERYPATEILVVTSLIRKLLLEEKPGEVNKAIEQGQYYGMHSFDQDIIRLFNEHKITKEEALDASTNPDDLLVKMNTLRIGDA; encoded by the coding sequence CATGTCCTCCGGGTTCAATAAAATGGGGGCTGAACACATCCTCGAGCTCGCCCAAATTTTAATGAACGAGAATCAACGCGCCATTTTTGAGCGGGACAATGAACTGGACATGTCCTACTCGGTGCCGGACTTATCCCGCTTTCGGGTGAACATCTATCGCCAGAAAGGCTCGGTCGCGCTCTCGCTCCGCGTTGTTCCGCTTCAAGTCAAAAGCTTTGAAGAATTAAATCTCCCCGGGGACACCATGCGGAAACTCTGCCAAAACACGCGGGGCATGCTTCTGGTGGCGGGAATCACGGGCGCCGGAAAAACCACCACCCTCAATTCCATGGTGGACTACATCAACAAAAACTACGCCTACAACATGATCATGATTGAGGATCCCATCGAGTATTACCACACCAACGACAAGTCTTCCATCGCCCAGCGGGAGATTGGGCAAGACACGCCCTCCTTCGCTTCCGCCGTTAAACATCTATTGCGGCAAGACCCCGACGTCGTGGTGCTTGGTGAAATGAGAGACGCGGAATCCATCCAGGCCGGCATTACCGCCGCGGAAACGGGGCACTTGGTTCTGGGCACCATTCATACGATGGACGCCTCCCAAACCATGGGCCGCCTTCTGGAATCCTACCACGCCGCGGAACAGGCCGGAGCGAGGGCCCGAATCTCCAACGTTTTAAAAGGTATCGTCGCACAGAGGCTTCTGGAATCCGCCGACGCAAGGGAACGCTATCCCGCCACGGAGATCTTGGTGGTGACGTCGCTTATTCGGAAACTCCTGCTGGAGGAAAAACCCGGCGAAGTCAATAAAGCCATCGAACAGGGCCAATATTATGGAATGCATTCTTTCGATCAAGACATCATTCGCCTCTTCAACGAACACAAGATCACCAAAGAAGAAGCTCTCGATGCCTCCACCAATCCCGACGATCTTTTGGTGAAAATGAACACTCTCCGGATCGGGGACGCCTAG
- a CDS encoding ATP-binding protein: MAAAAPDSVSGTGDTRLVPAYTFEEFVVGPHNRFPHAASLAVSENLGKAYNPLFLYGPVGIGKTHLMQAVGHRVLQRDPNTRVLYVTAQQFMTEVIELLQAGRLQNLRGRYRALDLLLVDDIQFLATSEATQEEFFHMFNDLHAGGKQIIMTSDRPPKMLTTLEDRLRSRFEWGLIADIKFTNLETRVAILKKKEVHLKGFHLADDIRLYIASRLKSNIRELEGFLRRIQAYTQLNNEEISLDLVKEILKELLPPEEWGEEGEHAGPAVQAVSVEAPPSEKTPDTPTALVQPKLDEPPREKPSARDPFDISDGTPFADLQEKSEGKESHPAESREQAAGQGPEGPAAPIAASAAPAAELRGQAAGQRPEGPGAPTAELRGQAAGQRPEGPAAPTAELRGQAAGQRPEGPAAPTAELRGQAAGQRPEGPAAPTAELRGQAAGQRPEGPAAPTAELRGQAAGQRPEGPADFLSAMEEQGGQDSSKLSGETQGKAEMGNLIKKEEPLPTLSPKTSADLIQPEAPREEKKVEEGGMPIPFRDDAPASENHLPTPNLPKTSPGAPGVEKSLDELGDALDSLDSPTKSPSLSTGIPLPVLPVRPTTPLPPAGTLGTPPKKIPLPMPGFPKMPSAPLPLPTTPVNRPGPFPTGAQPPAPPPSTQFSKTEGTPSIGIPGNPGEIPVVFFYPTGHDKELIQLKRKFEDIIKKHKLKFVLHPALEVDYSQDPSIPDHLFVEKCQQAGVNIGVVLGPSPDSGLQEGMFFSRLQDTFDQANLSLQVIPWDELSKDYRFLNLALDITLIRIKQRKP; this comes from the coding sequence ATGGCGGCCGCCGCCCCTGATTCCGTTTCCGGGACCGGGGACACGCGCCTGGTCCCGGCGTACACGTTTGAAGAATTCGTTGTCGGTCCCCATAACCGCTTTCCCCATGCGGCGTCTCTCGCCGTTTCCGAAAATCTGGGCAAAGCCTACAACCCGCTTTTTTTGTATGGACCCGTTGGGATCGGGAAAACACACCTCATGCAAGCCGTTGGCCACCGCGTTCTTCAACGGGATCCAAACACGCGCGTCCTTTACGTCACGGCTCAACAGTTCATGACGGAAGTCATCGAACTTCTTCAGGCCGGGCGGCTTCAAAATCTTCGGGGGCGATACCGGGCGTTGGACCTTCTCTTGGTCGACGATATTCAATTTTTAGCGACCTCCGAAGCCACGCAAGAAGAATTTTTTCACATGTTCAACGATCTCCACGCTGGAGGGAAACAGATCATCATGACCTCCGACCGCCCCCCGAAAATGCTGACGACCCTGGAAGATCGCCTGCGGAGCCGGTTTGAATGGGGACTCATCGCTGACATCAAATTCACGAACCTGGAAACCCGCGTCGCCATCCTTAAGAAAAAAGAGGTCCATCTGAAGGGGTTCCATCTCGCCGACGACATTCGCCTTTACATCGCGAGCCGCCTCAAATCCAACATTCGGGAGTTGGAAGGATTTCTTCGCCGCATTCAGGCCTACACCCAACTCAACAACGAAGAGATATCCCTCGATTTGGTTAAAGAAATTTTGAAGGAACTCTTGCCGCCGGAAGAGTGGGGCGAGGAGGGGGAACACGCCGGGCCTGCGGTTCAGGCTGTCAGTGTGGAAGCGCCTCCTTCGGAAAAAACTCCCGATACACCCACCGCGCTGGTTCAACCTAAACTCGATGAGCCCCCGCGCGAGAAACCCAGTGCCAGGGATCCGTTTGATATTTCAGATGGGACGCCTTTTGCAGACCTGCAGGAAAAATCGGAGGGGAAAGAAAGTCACCCCGCGGAATCTCGGGAACAGGCCGCGGGGCAGGGGCCCGAAGGCCCGGCCGCCCCCATCGCCGCCTCCGCAGCCCCCGCCGCAGAGCTTCGGGGACAGGCCGCGGGCCAGAGGCCCGAAGGCCCGGGCGCCCCCACCGCAGAGCTTCGGGGACAGGCCGCGGGCCAGAGGCCCGAAGGCCCGGCCGCCCCCACCGCAGAGCTTCGGGGACAGGCCGCGGGCCAGAGGCCCGAAGGCCCGGCCGCCCCCACCGCAGAGCTTCGGGGACAGGCCGCGGGCCAGAGGCCCGAAGGCCCGGCCGCCCCCACCGCAGAGCTTCGGGGACAGGCCGCGGGCCAGAGGCCCGAAGGCCCGGCCGCCCCCACCGCAGAGCTTCGGGGACAGGCCGCGGGCCAGAGGCCCGAAGGCCCGGCCGATTTTCTCAGCGCGATGGAGGAACAGGGGGGACAAGACTCCTCCAAATTGTCTGGGGAAACTCAAGGCAAGGCCGAAATGGGCAACCTCATTAAAAAGGAAGAACCGTTACCGACCCTTTCTCCCAAGACATCAGCGGACCTGATTCAGCCGGAGGCTCCACGAGAGGAGAAGAAAGTGGAAGAGGGTGGAATGCCTATCCCCTTCAGGGACGATGCCCCGGCCAGTGAGAACCATCTGCCAACACCGAATTTACCGAAGACATCCCCGGGGGCCCCAGGAGTTGAAAAATCCTTGGATGAATTGGGCGACGCGTTGGATTCTCTCGACTCGCCCACGAAAAGCCCTTCGCTTTCCACAGGGATCCCTCTACCGGTGCTTCCCGTTCGGCCGACGACGCCACTGCCACCCGCTGGAACCCTTGGAACGCCCCCAAAAAAAATCCCCTTGCCAATGCCGGGGTTTCCGAAAATGCCTTCCGCCCCGCTCCCTTTGCCAACAACGCCGGTTAACCGACCGGGGCCTTTTCCAACGGGGGCCCAGCCGCCCGCTCCGCCACCGTCCACCCAATTCTCCAAAACAGAAGGGACTCCATCGATCGGGATCCCCGGAAATCCAGGGGAAATCCCGGTGGTTTTCTTTTATCCGACCGGACACGATAAAGAACTGATTCAGTTGAAAAGAAAATTTGAAGACATCATCAAGAAACATAAACTCAAATTCGTTCTCCATCCGGCGCTCGAGGTCGATTACAGCCAGGACCCCTCGATCCCGGATCACCTTTTTGTCGAAAAGTGCCAACAGGCCGGCGTCAACATCGGCGTGGTCCTTGGCCCCTCACCCGACAGCGGGTTGCAGGAAGGCATGTTCTTCAGCCGCCTGCAAGACACGTTCGACCAGGCCAACCTTTCCCTTCAAGTCATACCCTGGGATGAACTCTCGAAGGATTATCGTTTCCTCAACCTCGCCCTCGACATCACCCTGATCCGCATCAAACAGCGAAAACCCTAA